In the Nitrospinota bacterium genome, TTTTTATCGATAATGGGAAGGATAAGAGAAGAATTACTCTTAAAGGTAAAAGACCAGAAGAAAAGAGAGAAGATATTTGATAGTCTTGTCAATTCAGATATTATTGACCTTATAAAACAGGGAAAAGAAGAAAAGATCAATTCACTGATTGATAATTTGATCGAAAAGATTAATCATCAGAAAGAATAGATATGTTTTATAATATTAATATCATGCTTTTTATTGTAACCATAATCTTTTATTTTGCTGGAGCCTTATTATATATCTCTTTTTTCTTATCAAGGAAAGAATCCATATTTAGTATTGCCAGATATATTATCATTTTAAGTTTTATTTTTCATACGGCTACATTATTAGCCCGATACATAGAATCAGGGTATCTTCCATTAACAAGCCTTTTTGAAGCCATTCTCTTTTTTACATGGTTGATTGTACTTTTATTTGTGATAGTAGAAAAAAGATATGAATTGCGTGTACTCGGCGTCTTTATTATTCCCTTAACCTTTTTAACACTATCATATGCTCTTATCCTGCCAAAAGATATTAGTCCCTTAAACCCCATTTTAAAGAGTGCTTGGCTCGGGATTCATGTAACCCTTATTCTTCTTGGCAATGCTGCGTTTGCCATTGCATTTGGTTTAGGCATAATGTATTTGCTCCAGGAAAGGCAATTAAAATCGAGAAGACAGGGCCTTTTTTATTATAGGCTCCCCTCCCTTGAAATCCTTGATGATCTGGGCTATAAGGCTTTATCTTTCGGCTTTCCCTTTCTCACCTTAGGAATTATAACCGGCTCAATCTGGGCGAAGTATGCTTGGGGTTCTTACTGGAACTGGGATCCAAAACTTGTGTGGTCCTTGATTACATGGCTCATATATGCCGCGCTTTTGCACGGTCGTCTGACCGTTGGCTGGAGGGGACGAAAGGCCGCTTTTATTTCCATCATAGGTTTTTTGTGTGTGGTTTTCACCTTTGTCGGTGTGAACTTTTTATTAAAAACTGAACATTTGTTTTAAGAAGTTTATGTCAATTATTGTCGTAGGATTGAATTATAGAAATACACCTATAGAGATCAGGGAGAAACTCTATTTTTCAGAAAAGAATCTTTCTGAACCCTTAGATGCATTGGGAAACGTTTATGGGATCAAAGAGAGAGTCATCCTTTCTACATGCAATCGAGTGGAGATCTATGCTAAGGGAGGAGATATATCTCAATCATTCGAAAAGATAAAGAAGTTTTTATCCGATCATCACAAATTTCCTCTTAAGGATTTAGAAAAGCATCTCTACTGTTATTTCGATAAAGAAGCTATCTGTCATCTTTTCAGGGTTGCTTCTGGACTGGACGCAATGGTTGTAGGTGAGCCTCAAGTTTTGGGCCAGGTAAAATCAGCATACGCCATAGCAAAGGGATGTAATGCCTGTGGTTTTGTGTTAGGCAACTTTTTTGAAAAGGCCTTTTCTGTAGCGAAAAAGATAAGAAGTAATACCGGAATTGGAAGCAGTGCGGTATGTGTAAGTTATGCTGCTGTGGAGCTGGCCAAGAAGATTTTTGAGGATCTAAATGATAAGTCTGTTATGCTGATTGGTGCTGGAGAGATGTCAGAGCAGGCTGCTAGATACCTTGTTTCCAGCGGAACAAAGCTTGTGTTTGTTACAAACCGGACCTTTTCCAGGGCAAAAAGACTGGCAGAGGAGCTAAATGGAGAGGCCGTACACTTTGAATTTTTTCCAAAGCACCTTATCCTTTCAGATATTATTATCTGCTCCACTGGTGCTCCCCATTATATAATCAAGAAAGAACAGGTTCAGGATGTGCTTAATCAAAGAAGAAATAAGCCCATGTTCTTTATTGATATCAGTGTTCCAAGGAATATAGACCCTGAAGTCAATAAATTAAGCAACGTATACCTCTATGATATTGATGACCTAAAGAATGTTGTTGAGGCCAATATCAGGGAAAGGGAAAAGGAGGCAGAAAAGGCTGAAGAGATGATTGTGAAGGAGATAAAGAGCTTTCTAGGGTGGCTGGAAAGCCTCGAATCAAAACCGACCATTCTTACCTTAAAACAAAAGGCGGAAGAGATTCGCCAGCAGGAGCTAAAAGAGGCGTATTCAAAGCTGGGAAAAATCTCTGAAAAGGAGAAAAAGATATTAGATTCCCTGACACAGGCCCTTGTAAATAAGATGCTACACAATCCGATTGTATCTTTAAAGAAAAGAGGAGTTTCGGATAACGGAGAAGAGTATATAAAGGTTACAAGAAAGCTGTTCAAGCTTGATGATGAATGATGAAAAATCTACGTATAGGTACGCGAGGAAGTAAATTAGCTCTGTGGCAGGCAAACTGGGTCAAGAGGGAAATCAACAGGTATGATCCAGATATATCCATCTCTCTTGTCAAGATAAAGACAACTGGTGACAAAATTCTTGATTCTCCTCTTGCAAAGATTGGCGGTAAAGGGCTTTTTGTAAAGGAGATTGAAGAAGCGCTGTTACGAGAGGAGATAGATATAGCAGTTCACAGCATGAAGGACGTTCCTGCAGAGCTTCCAGAAGGTTTAATTATAGGGGTAGTAACCAAAAGAGAAGACCCAAGGGATGTATTGATATCAAGAAGTGGGGAGTCTCTTTCAGAACTCAAAATAGGGGCAAAGATTGGTACAACAAGCCTGAGAAGAAAGGCACAGCTTTTAAACCTAAGGCCCGATTTTGAGATATTTCCTTTAAGGGGGAATCTCGATACAAGGATAAGGAAGATATATACTGAGGGCCTAGATGCCATCATAGTTGCGGCTGCCGGGGTTAAGAGGCTTCTTCTTGATAAAAATATTACAGAGTATATTGAGCCTGAAGTATCGTTGCCAGCTATTGGTCAAGGAGCATTGGCAATTGAGATAAGAAAGTACGATGTTGAGACAGAGAATATCATTAAGAAGCTAGATCACCTTGAAACCAGAATTGCTGTATATTCTGAAAGGGCATTTTCAAAGAGACTGGGAGGAGGATGTCAGACGCCGGTTGCTGCGCATGGGAAAGTAGAGAATAGCAATATAATTCTTCATGGTATGATAGCAGATGTGGATGGATCGGAGCTTATAAAAGACAAGATTAGCGGAAACAAAGAAGAATATGAGAAATTGGGGTTAGAATTAGCAGAGCGTATGTTAAAAAATGGTGGATCAAGGATACTGGAAAAGATTCTTGGCTCTAGTAATAGAGACAAGCCTTCGTCACTATTGTAAAAAACAATTTTTGTATGAGATGAGGAGCAAGGCGTGAAGAAGGGAAAGGTTTTTCTTGTTGGTGCAGGCCCTGGTGACCCCGGGCTCTTTTCCTTAAAAGGCTTAGAAGCTTTAAAGAATGCTGATGTGATTGTCTATGATTATCTGGCCAACCGTTCTCTTTTAAAGTATGCAAAAGAGGACGTTGAGATTATCTATGTTGGTAAAAAAGGAGGAGACCACACACTTCCCCAATCAAAAATTAATCAACTAATCATAGAAAAGGCCCTTGAGGGGAAGAATGTTGTTAGACTCAAAGGAGGAGATCCTTTTATCTTTGGAAGGGGAGGGGAAGAGGCGCAGGAGATTATTAGGAAAGGAATCACTTTTGAAATCATACCTGGCATCACATCTGCGATAGCTGTTCCTGCATATGCAGGGATTCCACTTACCCATAGAAAATATACACAAACTGTGGCTTTTATAACAGGTCATGAAGACCCTGCTAAAAAAGACTCTGGGATTGAATGGAAAAAGATAGCCACAGGCATAGGTACACTCGTCTTTTTAATGGGTGTAGGCAATCTCAGAAATATTGTTGATAAGTTGATTGAGAATGGAAGAAGCCCTTGCACACCTGTAGCAGTAATTCGTTGGGGTACAACACCAAAGCAAAGAACTGTAACAGGTACTTTAGAAAATATTGTTTCTGAGGTGGAAAAGTCTGATTTAAAACCCCCATCAATCATTGTTGTGGGTGATGTTGTAGGACTTAGAGAAGAGCTTCGTTGGTTTGAGAACAGACCACTCTTTGGAAAGAGGGTTATTGTTACAAGATCAAGGGAGCAGGCAAGCAAATTATCACGGCTTCTTGAAGAATACGGTGCTGAGGTAATTGAATTTCCAACAATAAAAATTGTGCCCCCAAAGAGCTTTGATGAGCTCGACAATGCTATTGATAATATCTCAAGATATAACTGGGTTATTTTTACTAGTGTAAATGGTGTTAAATACTTTCTTGAAAGACTAGGTGTAAAGAATAAGGATATTAGAGAACTGAAAGGGATCAAGATTGCTACGATTGGTCCTGCTACTGCTGGTGAGCTTAAAAGGCTTGGTATTATCGTGGATCTGATACCTGATGAGTATAGGGCAGAGGCTCTCGTAAGCTTCTTCGAGAAGGGAGGCGCAAGTGGCTTAAAAATTCTGATCCCAAGAGCCAGGTTTGCAAGGGAGATACTTCCTGATAAACTAAGAGAGATAGGAGCAGAAGTAGATGTGGTTCCAGCCTATGAGACTGTTAAGCCTGAAGAAAATGTTGAAAAGATTGTGAAATTACTAAAGGATGAAAACATAGATCTGATCACCTTTACAAGCTCATCAACGGTCATCAATTTTGTTAATTTCTTTAAGAAAGAAGAGATAAAGGAGCTTTTAAAGGGTGTGAAGATAGCCAGCATCGGTCCTATAACAGCAAAAAAGGCAGAGGAGTTTTCACTTACTTCTCATATTATTCCAGAAAAATTTACCATTGAATCACTTGTTGAATCTATTGTAGAATACTTTCAAGATTAGATAAATCCTTTAATGGAGGATAGGAGTGTATTTTCCAAAATATAGGCCAAGGAGATTGAGAAAGAGAGAAGAATTAAGAGGGATGATTAGAGAGACTTCCCTTTCAGTAAAAGATCTAATCTATCCCATGTTTGTCATACATGGAAAGGGAATAAAAAGAGAAATAAGTTCGATGCCAGGTATTTACCAGATGTCGACTGAACATCTTTTAAAGGAAGTTAAAGAAATCTACAAATTGGGGATAAGAGGAATTATTCTCTTTGGTATACCAGAGAAAAAGGATGCAATTGCATCTGAGGCATATAATGATGACGGAGTAGTGCAAAATGCCATAAGATCTATAAGAAAAGATGTGCCAGATATGGTTGTGATTACAGATGTCTGTCTTTGCGAATATACAGACCATGGGCATTGTGGCATTGTTCAGGATGGAGTTATCTTGAATGATCCTACTCTGGAGCTTTTGGCAAAGACGGCTCTGTCCCATGCAAAGGCAGGAGTTGATATAGTTGCCCCTTCAGATATGATGGATGGAAGGGTGGCAGCTATACGGAAAGTATTGGACAATAATCAATATCAGGATATACCGATACTTTCCTATGCAGTTAAGTATGCCTCAGGGTTTTATGGACCTTTTAGAGAGGCTGCTGAATCAGCACCAAAGTTTGGGAATAGAAAGTCATATCAAATGGACCCGGCAAACTCTCTTGAGGCTGTCCGCGAGGCACGTCTCGATATTGAAGAGGGGGCTGACATCATTATGGTAAAGCCGGCACTAGCCTATCTAGATATTATCTGTCGTTTAAAAAAGGAGTTTGACCTTCCTGTTGCTGCATATAATGTGAGCGGCGAGTATTCTATGATTAAGGCGGCTTCGCAAAAAGGGTGGCTTGATGAAGAAAGAATTATGATAGAGGTTCTTTTGAGCATTAAAAGAGCTGGTGCAGATATGATCCTGACCTATTTTGCCAAAGATGTGGCTAAACTATTGGGAGAAAAGGAATGAACCTTTTGGTGGTGGGATCTATAGCCCTTGATACAGTCAAGACACCGTTTGATAAGGCAGAAGATGTTCTGGGAGGCTCTGCAACCTTTTTTTCAATCTCTGCGAGTTACTTTGCTAACGTCTATTTAGTTGGGGTTATCGGTGAAGATTTTCCGGATGAGGGGCTTGAAATCTTTAAGAGACATTCCATAGATATTAGGGGTATTGAAAAAAGAAAAGGAAAGACCTTTCGATGGAAGGGGGAATATGGTTATGACCTTAACTGGGCAAAAACTATTGATACCCAATTAAATGTCTTTAAGGATTTCAACCCAAAGATTCCAGAAGAATATAAAAACTGTGAATATGTATTTCTTGCAAATATCGACCCAAGTCTTCAGCTAAAGGTTCTTGAGCAGATTAAGAAGCCGAAACTGGTTGCGTGTGATACCATGAACTTTTGGATAGAGGGGAAATTAAAGGAACTGAAAAAGGTTTTACGAAAAATTGATATTCTTCTTATTAATGATTCAGAGGCTAGAGAGCTTGCAAAAGAGCATAATATTACTAAAGCAGCTAAGAAGATTCTTTCCTGGGGTCCAA is a window encoding:
- the cobA gene encoding uroporphyrinogen-III C-methyltransferase → MKKGKVFLVGAGPGDPGLFSLKGLEALKNADVIVYDYLANRSLLKYAKEDVEIIYVGKKGGDHTLPQSKINQLIIEKALEGKNVVRLKGGDPFIFGRGGEEAQEIIRKGITFEIIPGITSAIAVPAYAGIPLTHRKYTQTVAFITGHEDPAKKDSGIEWKKIATGIGTLVFLMGVGNLRNIVDKLIENGRSPCTPVAVIRWGTTPKQRTVTGTLENIVSEVEKSDLKPPSIIVVGDVVGLREELRWFENRPLFGKRVIVTRSREQASKLSRLLEEYGAEVIEFPTIKIVPPKSFDELDNAIDNISRYNWVIFTSVNGVKYFLERLGVKNKDIRELKGIKIATIGPATAGELKRLGIIVDLIPDEYRAEALVSFFEKGGASGLKILIPRARFAREILPDKLREIGAEVDVVPAYETVKPEENVEKIVKLLKDENIDLITFTSSSTVINFVNFFKKEEIKELLKGVKIASIGPITAKKAEEFSLTSHIIPEKFTIESLVESIVEYFQD
- a CDS encoding PfkB family carbohydrate kinase; its protein translation is MNLLVVGSIALDTVKTPFDKAEDVLGGSATFFSISASYFANVYLVGVIGEDFPDEGLEIFKRHSIDIRGIEKRKGKTFRWKGEYGYDLNWAKTIDTQLNVFKDFNPKIPEEYKNCEYVFLANIDPSLQLKVLEQIKKPKLVACDTMNFWIEGKLKELKKVLRKIDILLINDSEARELAKEHNITKAAKKILSWGPRNLVIKRGEYGALMYSDYETFAAPAYPLDSVYDPTGAGDTFAGGFMGYLANVNNFTESTLRQAIIFGSVMASFNVEEFSLNRMRNLKHAEIKDRFHEIKRLSHFDDLDQEFFNHIV
- the hemC gene encoding hydroxymethylbilane synthase, which encodes MMKNLRIGTRGSKLALWQANWVKREINRYDPDISISLVKIKTTGDKILDSPLAKIGGKGLFVKEIEEALLREEIDIAVHSMKDVPAELPEGLIIGVVTKREDPRDVLISRSGESLSELKIGAKIGTTSLRRKAQLLNLRPDFEIFPLRGNLDTRIRKIYTEGLDAIIVAAAGVKRLLLDKNITEYIEPEVSLPAIGQGALAIEIRKYDVETENIIKKLDHLETRIAVYSERAFSKRLGGGCQTPVAAHGKVENSNIILHGMIADVDGSELIKDKISGNKEEYEKLGLELAERMLKNGGSRILEKILGSSNRDKPSSLL
- the ccsB gene encoding c-type cytochrome biogenesis protein CcsB, producing MFYNINIMLFIVTIIFYFAGALLYISFFLSRKESIFSIARYIIILSFIFHTATLLARYIESGYLPLTSLFEAILFFTWLIVLLFVIVEKRYELRVLGVFIIPLTFLTLSYALILPKDISPLNPILKSAWLGIHVTLILLGNAAFAIAFGLGIMYLLQERQLKSRRQGLFYYRLPSLEILDDLGYKALSFGFPFLTLGIITGSIWAKYAWGSYWNWDPKLVWSLITWLIYAALLHGRLTVGWRGRKAAFISIIGFLCVVFTFVGVNFLLKTEHLF
- the hemB gene encoding porphobilinogen synthase; this encodes MYFPKYRPRRLRKREELRGMIRETSLSVKDLIYPMFVIHGKGIKREISSMPGIYQMSTEHLLKEVKEIYKLGIRGIILFGIPEKKDAIASEAYNDDGVVQNAIRSIRKDVPDMVVITDVCLCEYTDHGHCGIVQDGVILNDPTLELLAKTALSHAKAGVDIVAPSDMMDGRVAAIRKVLDNNQYQDIPILSYAVKYASGFYGPFREAAESAPKFGNRKSYQMDPANSLEAVREARLDIEEGADIIMVKPALAYLDIICRLKKEFDLPVAAYNVSGEYSMIKAASQKGWLDEERIMIEVLLSIKRAGADMILTYFAKDVAKLLGEKE
- the hemA gene encoding glutamyl-tRNA reductase, producing the protein MSIIVVGLNYRNTPIEIREKLYFSEKNLSEPLDALGNVYGIKERVILSTCNRVEIYAKGGDISQSFEKIKKFLSDHHKFPLKDLEKHLYCYFDKEAICHLFRVASGLDAMVVGEPQVLGQVKSAYAIAKGCNACGFVLGNFFEKAFSVAKKIRSNTGIGSSAVCVSYAAVELAKKIFEDLNDKSVMLIGAGEMSEQAARYLVSSGTKLVFVTNRTFSRAKRLAEELNGEAVHFEFFPKHLILSDIIICSTGAPHYIIKKEQVQDVLNQRRNKPMFFIDISVPRNIDPEVNKLSNVYLYDIDDLKNVVEANIREREKEAEKAEEMIVKEIKSFLGWLESLESKPTILTLKQKAEEIRQQELKEAYSKLGKISEKEKKILDSLTQALVNKMLHNPIVSLKKRGVSDNGEEYIKVTRKLFKLDDE